From Streptomyces sp. NBC_00775, one genomic window encodes:
- a CDS encoding amino acid ABC transporter permease has translation MSSDTLTKAASATPEDPEDAAPLRIVPRRRPGLWTTAVVVLVLLGLVLNSVVRNDAFQWDVVGDYFTSASVLRGLWLTLWLTAVVMALGFALGTLLAAFRLSTNPVLRAVSWGYVWLFRSMPILVQLLFWFNIGVLYPQILGVKTVNLLGPVTVAVVGLTLHEAAYAAEVVRGGILSVDRGQIEAAQALGLSQWRRWWRIVLPQAMRSIVPPAGNMLIGTLKGTSIVSVIAVQDLLYSVQLVYHRTYQVMPLLMVATLWYVIITSVLSVGQYYVERHYARGSGHGR, from the coding sequence ATGTCCTCCGACACCCTGACCAAGGCCGCCTCGGCCACACCTGAAGACCCGGAAGACGCCGCGCCCCTGCGCATCGTCCCGCGCCGCCGTCCCGGCCTGTGGACCACCGCCGTCGTCGTGCTGGTGCTGCTCGGGCTGGTCCTCAACTCCGTCGTACGCAATGACGCGTTCCAGTGGGACGTCGTCGGCGACTACTTCACCTCGGCCTCCGTGCTGCGCGGCCTCTGGCTCACCCTCTGGCTGACCGCGGTCGTGATGGCGCTCGGCTTCGCCCTCGGCACCCTGCTCGCCGCGTTCCGGCTCTCCACCAACCCCGTTCTGAGGGCGGTGAGTTGGGGATACGTCTGGCTGTTCCGGTCGATGCCGATCCTGGTGCAGCTGTTGTTCTGGTTCAACATCGGGGTGCTGTACCCGCAGATCCTCGGCGTGAAGACGGTGAACCTGCTCGGCCCGGTCACCGTCGCCGTCGTCGGACTCACCCTGCACGAGGCCGCGTACGCCGCCGAGGTGGTGCGCGGCGGCATCCTCTCCGTCGACCGAGGCCAGATCGAGGCCGCGCAGGCGCTGGGCCTCAGCCAGTGGCGCCGCTGGTGGAGGATCGTGCTGCCGCAGGCGATGCGCTCCATCGTGCCGCCCGCCGGGAACATGCTGATCGGCACCCTCAAGGGCACCTCCATCGTCAGCGTCATCGCCGTGCAGGACCTGCTGTACTCCGTGCAGCTCGTGTACCACCGCACCTACCAGGTCATGCCACTCCTGATGGTGGCCACACTCTGGTACGTCATCATCACCTCGGTGCTGAGCGTCGGGCAGTACTACGTCGAGCGGCACTACGCGCGCGGTTCGGGGCACGGCCGATGA
- a CDS encoding GTP-binding protein: MSARSDKIVPLAVKIVVSGGLGVGKTTFIGAISEIEPLDTEAAITQVSLGVDSLEGVESKTTTTVALDFGRITLDPSIALYLFGTPGQDRFSFLWDDLVEGALGTVVLVDTRRIEDCFPALDYFEAHRAPFVLAVNRFDGSQRFAIDEVREALELADDVPVLECDARDRGSVRDVLAALMDRVIGARTVPRRRTGALVVR; encoded by the coding sequence ATGTCCGCGCGCTCTGACAAGATCGTGCCGTTGGCCGTGAAGATCGTGGTCAGCGGCGGGCTCGGGGTCGGCAAGACGACCTTCATCGGTGCCATCTCGGAGATCGAACCGCTCGACACGGAGGCGGCGATCACTCAGGTGTCGCTGGGGGTCGACTCTTTGGAGGGGGTCGAGTCCAAGACGACCACGACCGTCGCGCTCGACTTCGGACGGATCACCCTCGATCCGTCCATCGCGTTGTATCTGTTCGGGACGCCCGGGCAGGACCGGTTCTCGTTCCTGTGGGACGACCTGGTGGAGGGTGCCCTCGGGACGGTCGTGCTGGTCGACACCCGGCGGATCGAGGACTGTTTCCCGGCGCTCGACTACTTCGAGGCGCATCGGGCTCCGTTCGTGCTGGCGGTCAACCGGTTCGACGGATCGCAGCGGTTCGCGATCGATGAGGTGCGGGAGGCTCTTGAACTCGCTGACGATGTCCCGGTGTTGGAGTGCGATGCGCGGGATCGGGGGTCGGTGCGGGATGTGCTGGCCGCGCTGATGGATCGGGTGATCGGGGCTCGGACGGTGCCACGGCGACGTACGGGTGCGTTGGTTGTTCGTTAG
- a CDS encoding sensor histidine kinase — MPGPRGGTGRTAPRTIRTRLLRILILALAVLLALLGTSAVEQIMAYRNAAATADNARLEITLQGLVHELQKERGLTTGFVGGVGQFSAKLPAQRKATDTARAELDRMLAGRGDAAADSVRESLDRLKGLAGIRAHADDGTGVVKDTFDYFTTTITVLDRLGLGLDDVHDSTLRDAYQTLQILGNAKEFTGEERAIVLGSVRAGRFRGDDYSRFMEIRAGRLAALDVFPRSASDAQVRRLDAAMTTPDAERALSYESVAVRGGGQLNSRGIPPMAWWDSMTSTINGLRDVQISLGADVENRAAGLESAAQRDLLLFVLLALGTIVALGGLALDCVRSVSAPLTDLAQQAREVAGKGLPKAVARVQAASSGESPAPPAPLAVTDKAGAEVREVAEAFDRVQRAAFDLATEQAVLRRNATDSLVSLGRRNQNLVRRQISFINKLEHEDADPATLANLFELDHLATRMRRNAESLLVLAGESSPRPWSTPLSITDVLRASLSEVEEYRRVTLRRIEPAHVNGSVVAEIAHLLAELVENALSFSPPDSDVEIEGRRTSAGYLVAIVDHGLGMDTQALAEANVRLSGTASFMAEPTRFLGHFVVGALARKCGIEVRLGEAPAAGVVARVLIPTALLTEAAPAVAAPKEKAQLPAPRRAADASSAVPEARAGQLVSVAGQPVGTDKEAHDGSAARTPDGPVHRAADTHAQRGEPARGASAARTRNGLVKRPRRSAISEAVSETDRPSRPAPVEPTPDRSPEEISGMLANLRSAHMRGGISVEKEKEREKEKEKGRQRVEETTAPEATEKTAAQSSEKSSEKSAAKSTEKGEGK; from the coding sequence GTGCCCGGCCCCCGCGGCGGGACGGGCCGTACGGCTCCCCGCACCATCCGCACCCGGCTCCTCAGGATCCTGATCCTCGCCCTCGCCGTGCTGCTCGCGCTGCTCGGCACCTCGGCGGTCGAGCAGATCATGGCCTACCGCAACGCCGCCGCCACCGCCGACAACGCGCGCCTGGAGATCACCCTCCAGGGCCTTGTCCACGAACTGCAGAAGGAGCGCGGCCTCACCACCGGATTCGTGGGCGGCGTAGGGCAGTTCAGCGCCAAGCTGCCCGCGCAGCGCAAGGCGACGGACACGGCTCGGGCGGAGCTCGACCGGATGCTCGCCGGCCGCGGTGACGCCGCCGCCGACTCCGTACGCGAGTCCCTCGACCGGCTGAAGGGCCTGGCCGGGATCCGCGCGCACGCCGACGACGGCACCGGCGTGGTGAAGGACACCTTCGACTACTTCACCACCACGATCACCGTCCTCGACCGGCTCGGGCTCGGCCTCGACGACGTCCACGACAGCACGCTGCGCGACGCCTACCAGACGCTCCAGATCCTCGGCAACGCCAAGGAGTTCACCGGCGAGGAACGCGCCATCGTGCTCGGCTCGGTGCGCGCCGGGCGGTTCCGCGGTGACGACTACAGCCGGTTCATGGAGATCCGCGCCGGACGGCTCGCCGCGCTCGACGTGTTCCCGCGCTCCGCCTCCGACGCGCAGGTGCGGCGTCTGGACGCGGCGATGACCACGCCGGACGCCGAGCGCGCGCTGTCGTACGAGAGTGTCGCCGTGCGGGGCGGCGGGCAGCTCAACTCGCGCGGTATCCCGCCGATGGCCTGGTGGGACAGCATGACCTCGACCATCAACGGGCTGCGGGACGTGCAGATCTCGCTCGGCGCGGATGTCGAGAACCGGGCCGCCGGGCTGGAGAGCGCCGCCCAGCGCGATCTGCTGCTGTTCGTGCTGCTGGCGCTCGGCACGATCGTCGCGCTCGGCGGCCTCGCGCTGGACTGTGTACGGTCCGTGTCCGCACCCCTCACCGACCTCGCCCAGCAGGCCCGCGAGGTCGCGGGCAAGGGGCTGCCGAAGGCCGTGGCCCGGGTGCAGGCCGCCTCCTCGGGGGAGAGCCCCGCGCCGCCCGCGCCGCTCGCCGTGACCGACAAGGCCGGGGCCGAGGTGCGGGAGGTCGCCGAGGCCTTCGACCGGGTGCAGCGCGCCGCCTTCGACCTCGCCACCGAGCAGGCCGTGCTGCGTCGCAACGCCACCGACTCGCTGGTCAGCCTCGGCCGCCGCAACCAGAACCTGGTACGCCGTCAGATCAGCTTCATCAACAAGCTGGAGCACGAGGACGCCGACCCGGCCACCCTCGCCAACCTCTTCGAACTCGACCACCTCGCCACCCGTATGCGACGCAACGCCGAGAGCCTCCTCGTGCTCGCGGGGGAGTCCAGCCCCCGCCCCTGGTCCACGCCGCTGTCCATCACCGACGTGCTGCGCGCCTCGCTCTCCGAGGTGGAGGAGTACCGGCGCGTCACACTGCGCCGGATCGAGCCCGCGCATGTCAACGGCTCCGTCGTCGCCGAAATCGCCCATCTGCTCGCCGAGTTGGTGGAGAACGCGCTGAGCTTCTCGCCGCCGGACTCCGATGTGGAGATCGAGGGGCGGCGCACCAGCGCCGGCTATCTGGTCGCGATCGTCGACCACGGGCTCGGCATGGACACCCAGGCGCTCGCCGAGGCGAACGTACGGCTCTCCGGCACCGCCAGCTTCATGGCCGAACCCACCCGTTTCCTGGGCCACTTCGTGGTCGGCGCGCTGGCCCGCAAGTGCGGGATCGAGGTGCGGCTGGGCGAGGCGCCCGCCGCGGGTGTCGTCGCACGTGTCCTGATCCCCACCGCGCTGCTCACGGAGGCCGCCCCGGCGGTGGCGGCGCCGAAGGAGAAGGCACAGCTCCCGGCGCCGCGCCGCGCGGCCGACGCGTCCTCCGCGGTGCCCGAGGCGCGTGCCGGACAGCTCGTCTCGGTGGCGGGGCAGCCCGTCGGCACGGACAAGGAGGCGCACGACGGCTCCGCCGCACGTACGCCCGACGGTCCCGTCCACCGTGCGGCGGACACGCACGCTCAGCGGGGGGAGCCCGCACGCGGGGCCTCCGCCGCCCGTACCCGCAACGGACTCGTCAAACGCCCCCGCCGCAGCGCGATCTCGGAGGCCGTCAGCGAGACCGACCGCCCCAGCCGTCCGGCACCCGTCGAGCCGACCCCCGACCGCAGCCCCGAGGAGATCTCCGGGATGCTCGCGAACCTGCGCAGCGCGCACATGCGGGGCGGGATCAGCGTGGAGAAGGAAAAGGAGAGGGAGAAGGAGAAGGAGAAGGGGAGGCAGCGCGTCGAGGAGACGACCGCGCCGGAAGCGACCGAGAAGACGGCCGCGCAGTCCAGCGAGAAGTCCAGCGAGAAGTCCGCCGCGAAGTCCACCGAGAAGGGTGAGGGCAAGTGA
- a CDS encoding amino acid ABC transporter ATP-binding protein, protein MSPPLTKDQPVSTAMVDIRSVHKRFGSLEVLKGVDLEVRAGEVTVILGPSGSGKSTLLRTINHLEKADRGWISVDGTLVGYRRSGDKLYELPEREILKQRTRIGFVFQNFNLFPHLTVLDNIVEAPVSALKRPRKDVVETAWRLLDRVGLADKADAYPKQLSGGQQQRVAIARALALEPRLLLFDEPTSALDPELVGEVLDVIKDLAHQGTTMIVVTHEIGFAREVADTVAFMDDGRIVERGAPADVLERPRHERTRAFLSKVL, encoded by the coding sequence ATGAGCCCGCCGCTCACCAAGGACCAGCCGGTCTCCACCGCCATGGTCGACATCAGGTCCGTCCACAAGCGCTTCGGCTCGCTGGAGGTGCTCAAGGGCGTCGACCTCGAAGTGCGGGCCGGCGAGGTCACCGTGATCCTCGGCCCCTCCGGCTCCGGCAAGTCGACCCTGCTGCGCACCATCAACCACCTGGAGAAGGCCGACCGGGGCTGGATCAGCGTCGACGGCACGCTCGTCGGCTACCGGCGCTCCGGCGACAAGCTGTACGAGCTGCCCGAGCGCGAGATCCTCAAGCAGCGCACCCGGATCGGCTTCGTCTTCCAGAACTTCAACCTCTTCCCGCACCTCACGGTGCTGGACAACATCGTCGAGGCACCGGTCTCCGCCCTGAAGCGGCCCCGCAAGGACGTCGTCGAGACCGCGTGGAGGCTGCTCGACCGGGTCGGGCTCGCCGACAAGGCCGACGCCTACCCGAAGCAGTTGTCGGGCGGTCAGCAGCAGCGCGTCGCCATCGCCCGCGCGCTCGCCCTGGAACCGAGGCTGCTGCTCTTCGACGAGCCGACCTCGGCGCTCGACCCCGAGCTGGTCGGTGAAGTCCTCGACGTCATCAAGGACTTGGCCCACCAGGGCACCACGATGATCGTCGTCACGCACGAGATCGGGTTCGCCCGCGAGGTCGCCGACACCGTGGCCTTCATGGACGACGGCCGCATCGTCGAGCGGGGCGCCCCCGCCGACGTACTCGAACGGCCGCGGCACGAACGGACGCGGGCGTTTCTGTCGAAGGTGCTGTGA
- a CDS encoding DUF5685 family protein, translating to MFGIVRPCSHRLGEGLKTQWMAHLCGLCLALRGDHGQFARIVTNYDGLLISVLTEAQAERATGWRRTAGPCPLRGMRTASVAQGEGARLAAAVSLVLASAKVRDHVADGDGLLARKPVALAARRVAASWGKAGARTGSDVGFDTAVLVDAVDRQLGIEALAGTGTPLLTVTEPTETATAAAFAHTAVLAGRPGNAEPLAEAGRLFGRLAHLLDAVEDKETDAASGAWNPLTATGTPLAEARRLADDALHGIRLALREVEFTDGKLAHLLLAHELGRSVDRAFGTAGCGHSHEGSPEGSHGGSPEGSFGPPQHGGPYSPQSPQGPYDPRNPYAGGGNPFGGGPSFQPPGPGKRGFWAGCAAAIGLCCTCKVCCADEFEGPWSRKKREGCLSDCDCDCNCCEACECCECCECCSACDCGL from the coding sequence GTGTTCGGGATCGTCAGGCCATGCAGTCACCGCCTCGGTGAAGGGCTCAAGACGCAGTGGATGGCGCATTTGTGCGGGCTGTGCCTCGCGCTGCGCGGGGACCACGGTCAGTTCGCTCGGATTGTCACTAACTATGACGGGCTGCTGATATCGGTTTTGACGGAGGCTCAGGCCGAGCGCGCCACCGGGTGGCGGCGTACGGCGGGACCGTGCCCGTTGCGCGGTATGCGGACCGCGTCCGTCGCCCAGGGCGAGGGCGCACGGCTCGCCGCCGCCGTCTCGCTGGTGCTCGCCTCGGCGAAGGTGCGCGACCACGTCGCCGACGGGGACGGGCTGTTGGCCCGCAAGCCCGTGGCGCTCGCCGCGCGCCGGGTCGCCGCGAGCTGGGGCAAGGCGGGTGCGCGGACCGGCTCCGACGTCGGCTTCGACACCGCCGTACTCGTCGACGCCGTGGACCGGCAGCTCGGCATCGAGGCGCTGGCCGGGACCGGCACCCCGCTGCTGACGGTCACCGAACCGACCGAGACCGCCACCGCCGCGGCCTTCGCGCACACCGCCGTACTGGCCGGGCGCCCCGGCAACGCCGAGCCGCTCGCCGAGGCCGGACGGCTCTTCGGACGGCTCGCGCATCTCCTGGACGCCGTGGAGGACAAGGAAACTGACGCCGCGTCGGGGGCCTGGAACCCGCTGACGGCCACGGGGACGCCGCTGGCCGAGGCCCGGCGGCTCGCCGATGACGCCTTGCACGGGATACGGCTCGCGCTGCGCGAGGTCGAGTTCACCGACGGCAAGCTGGCGCATCTGCTGCTCGCGCATGAGCTGGGGCGGTCGGTGGACCGTGCGTTCGGGACGGCGGGATGCGGCCACTCCCATGAAGGCTCACCCGAGGGCTCGCACGGAGGCTCACCCGAGGGCTCCTTCGGTCCGCCGCAGCATGGCGGACCGTACAGCCCGCAGAGCCCTCAGGGCCCGTACGATCCACGGAATCCGTACGCCGGCGGTGGCAACCCCTTCGGCGGCGGGCCCTCCTTCCAGCCGCCGGGGCCGGGCAAGCGGGGCTTCTGGGCCGGGTGCGCGGCCGCGATCGGGCTGTGCTGCACCTGCAAGGTGTGCTGCGCCGACGAATTCGAGGGGCCGTGGTCACGCAAGAAGCGCGAGGGGTGTCTCAGCGACTGCGACTGTGACTGCAACTGTTGCGAGGCCTGCGAGTGCTGCGAATGCTGTGAGTGCTGCTCGGCCTGCGACTGCGGACTGTGA
- a CDS encoding LLM class flavin-dependent oxidoreductase produces MTSSPGRGLLHLAAAVDQESAYDAGSHVELARLAERGALDFVTLGDTFARPGLDALSVLSRLAPATGRIGLVPTVTTTHTEPFHVQAAVATLDWVSRGRAGWRIDVSTTEGEARLFGRRHAAPADALWQEAGEVADVAARLWDSWEDHAEIRDEATGRFIDRDKLHHVDFEGAGFSVKGPSIVPRPPQGHPVRVVDATEGPARRTAARYADVALVRVAGPAQARAVRAELRDTAAEFGRNPDDLRVLAGLTVDLGDGERAAEPGHGGGGPRQTAQGPLYRGGPVDLAELIAAWHRADAADGFHLTPVEPHRDLERLVNGTVALLQHRGLFRTFYPGSTLREHLGLARPANRYAVAGGTS; encoded by the coding sequence ATGACGTCATCGCCCGGCCGGGGGCTGCTGCACCTGGCCGCCGCCGTCGATCAGGAGTCGGCGTACGACGCCGGATCCCATGTCGAGCTGGCGCGGCTCGCGGAGCGCGGCGCGCTCGACTTCGTGACGCTCGGCGACACCTTCGCGCGGCCCGGACTCGACGCACTCTCGGTGCTGTCCCGCCTCGCGCCCGCCACCGGCCGGATCGGCCTGGTGCCGACCGTCACCACCACGCACACCGAGCCCTTCCACGTCCAGGCGGCCGTCGCGACCCTCGACTGGGTCAGCCGGGGCCGCGCCGGCTGGCGCATCGACGTGTCGACGACCGAGGGCGAGGCCCGGCTGTTCGGCCGGCGCCATGCCGCGCCCGCCGACGCGCTGTGGCAGGAGGCCGGGGAGGTCGCCGACGTGGCTGCCCGGCTCTGGGACAGCTGGGAGGACCACGCCGAGATACGCGACGAGGCCACGGGCCGTTTCATCGACCGGGACAAGCTGCACCACGTCGACTTCGAGGGCGCCGGCTTCTCCGTGAAGGGCCCCTCGATCGTGCCGCGGCCCCCGCAGGGCCACCCCGTACGGGTCGTCGACGCGACCGAGGGGCCCGCCCGGCGGACGGCGGCCCGGTACGCGGACGTGGCGCTCGTGCGGGTCGCCGGCCCGGCACAGGCGCGTGCCGTACGGGCCGAACTGCGGGACACCGCTGCCGAGTTCGGACGGAACCCCGACGACCTGCGTGTCCTCGCCGGGCTCACCGTCGATCTCGGTGACGGCGAGCGCGCGGCCGAGCCGGGCCACGGCGGCGGCGGTCCCCGGCAGACCGCGCAGGGCCCGCTGTACCGCGGCGGCCCCGTCGACCTCGCCGAGCTGATCGCCGCCTGGCACCGGGCCGACGCCGCCGACGGCTTCCACCTCACGCCCGTCGAGCCGCACCGTGACCTGGAGCGGCTCGTCAACGGAACGGTCGCGCTGCTCCAGCACCGCGGTCTGTTCCGCACCTTCTATCCGGGCAGCACGCTCAGGGAGCACCTGGGACTCGCCCGGCCCGCCAACCGGTACGCCGTGGCAGGGGGAACGTCATGA
- a CDS encoding ABC transporter substrate-binding protein codes for MRTPTRARNRYFAPFALITSATLLLTACGSGSDDSTGGTAQAAAKTDKIPTTDVVSAVKKDKAAARLLPSGVHGLTLAVSVGGTPPGTTYLNDGKTLTGQDVDFANAVAKALGIELKTEQASFEAILPALDSGKYDVGASNFGVTDERRKVIDFVTYINDGQGFATRTDSKLTKITDLKQLCGLNVATGAGTTFEATLEENKKVCTDAGKKAYKVQTYSEQGAIWSSLQQGRSDIVMSTINGLRYAVAHQQGVKFLNEFHRLDVGFAFKKGTELAPAFQTAVNDLIANGTYEKILKKWGTTGSAIAKSEISPPELKG; via the coding sequence ATGCGTACGCCCACGCGTGCCCGCAATCGATATTTTGCGCCCTTTGCCCTGATTACTTCGGCTACCCTGCTGCTCACCGCGTGCGGTTCCGGCTCGGACGACTCCACCGGTGGCACCGCCCAGGCCGCGGCCAAGACGGACAAGATCCCCACCACGGACGTCGTCTCCGCCGTCAAGAAGGACAAGGCCGCCGCCCGGCTGCTGCCCTCCGGAGTACACGGCCTCACCCTCGCGGTCAGCGTCGGCGGTACTCCGCCCGGCACCACGTATCTGAACGACGGCAAGACCCTGACCGGCCAGGACGTCGACTTCGCGAACGCCGTCGCCAAGGCGCTCGGCATCGAACTCAAGACGGAGCAGGCCTCGTTCGAGGCGATCCTGCCGGCCCTCGACAGCGGCAAGTACGACGTCGGGGCCAGCAACTTCGGCGTGACCGACGAGCGCCGCAAGGTGATCGATTTCGTCACCTACATCAACGACGGCCAGGGCTTCGCCACCCGCACGGACAGCAAGCTGACGAAGATCACCGACCTGAAGCAGCTGTGCGGCCTGAACGTCGCGACGGGCGCGGGCACCACGTTCGAAGCGACGCTGGAGGAGAACAAGAAGGTCTGCACCGACGCCGGCAAGAAGGCGTACAAGGTGCAGACCTACAGCGAGCAGGGCGCGATCTGGTCCTCGCTCCAACAGGGCCGCAGCGACATCGTGATGAGCACCATCAACGGCCTCCGCTACGCCGTGGCCCACCAGCAGGGCGTCAAGTTCCTCAACGAGTTCCACCGCCTCGACGTCGGCTTCGCCTTCAAGAAGGGCACCGAGCTGGCACCCGCCTTCCAGACCGCGGTGAACGACCTGATCGCGAACGGAACGTACGAGAAGATCCTGAAGAAGTGGGGCACCACGGGCTCGGCGATAGCCAAGTCGGAGATCTCCCCGCCGGAACTGAAGGGCTGA
- a CDS encoding DUF742 domain-containing protein translates to MSGGHPEEGAEDATFVRPFIITGGRSEPAQADLRLETLVVAVGVSGEPLALERRQIVALCERPTTVAEIADAVGVPLGVAKVLISDLVVAGRLACQQPAELPLHTLERIRDHVRAL, encoded by the coding sequence GTGAGCGGCGGACATCCCGAAGAGGGCGCGGAGGACGCGACGTTCGTACGGCCGTTCATCATCACCGGCGGCCGGTCCGAGCCCGCGCAGGCCGATCTTCGCCTGGAGACGCTCGTCGTCGCCGTCGGCGTGTCCGGCGAACCGCTGGCTCTCGAACGGCGGCAGATCGTCGCGCTGTGCGAGCGGCCCACGACCGTCGCCGAGATCGCCGACGCCGTGGGGGTGCCGTTGGGGGTCGCCAAGGTGCTGATCTCCGACCTCGTCGTGGCCGGGCGGCTCGCCTGTCAACAACCCGCGGAGCTGCCGCTCCACACGCTCGAAAGGATCAGGGACCATGTCCGCGCGCTCTGA
- a CDS encoding roadblock/LC7 domain-containing protein encodes MTTLDTHNDSQTFNWLLANFVRNTDGVRDAVAVSSDGLLIAVSDGLGRTEADHLAAIVSGLSSLARSASKRYSFDGVKLIMIEMGRGFLLVSAIRDGSCLGVLADSSGELGLVGYEMAVLAERAGDLLTPALIADLRQVLPR; translated from the coding sequence GTGACCACCCTCGACACGCACAACGACTCGCAGACCTTCAACTGGCTGCTCGCGAACTTCGTCCGGAACACCGACGGGGTGCGCGATGCCGTCGCGGTCTCGTCGGACGGGCTGCTGATCGCGGTGTCGGACGGGCTCGGGCGGACCGAGGCCGACCATCTCGCGGCGATCGTGTCCGGGCTGAGCAGCCTGGCGCGCAGCGCGTCCAAGCGGTACAGCTTCGACGGGGTCAAGCTGATCATGATCGAGATGGGGCGCGGCTTTCTGCTCGTCTCGGCGATCCGGGACGGGAGTTGCCTCGGCGTCCTCGCCGACAGCAGCGGTGAACTCGGCCTGGTCGGCTACGAGATGGCGGTGCTCGCGGAGCGGGCGGGTGATCTGCTCACCCCGGCGCTCATCGCCGATCTGCGCCAGGTGTTGCCACGGTGA
- a CDS encoding FAD/NAD(P)-binding protein, giving the protein MSTGRPSLVIVGAGPRGTGLLERIAANAPEMYGDWGTQGLEGFDIHLVDPCPPGAGRVWREEQSPLLWMNSEAQDVTMFTDETVDMAGPVLEGPTLHEWARLDGRTFADRPRQGAYLRWVYERAVAALPPGIRVQHHPRRALRVGGPREGRQQVWLEGLPRPLHADLVVLTLGHLDAELDDEQRELAAYAREHGLVHLPPDFTADSDLSALKPGEPVLVRGFGLAFVDLMVLLTEGRGGRYEDGVYHPSGREPILHVGSRRGVPYHSKIGYGWEGERPPLPRFLGPAEIDELLARPGGFDFRRDVWPLVEKELGFAHYHRLFTAHPERTRAAWTDFEEKYAAGDGAEIQALVASTVPDPADRLDLAALDHPLDGVRHTSYEELQTGLRAYIEGDLKRRHQPSYSPDLAVFLGLLSVYGQLVRLGDIGSWWHGFFSSLASGPPGPRLRQMLALSRAGILKFAGADMTVTAEDGVFRAGSATVPGVTTEARALVEARLPHPTVARTRDALLRDLYADGAAATPEGLLAVDPSDGRVLDRSGTPHPRRFALGPHTDARGSGAFTRPRTGGPAFRQNDATARAALAFLRDLSCRAAA; this is encoded by the coding sequence ATGAGCACAGGACGACCCTCGCTGGTGATCGTGGGGGCCGGGCCGCGGGGGACCGGTCTCCTGGAGCGGATCGCCGCCAACGCGCCCGAAATGTACGGCGATTGGGGCACACAAGGCCTGGAAGGGTTCGACATCCATCTCGTCGACCCCTGTCCGCCGGGCGCCGGACGCGTATGGCGCGAGGAGCAGTCGCCGCTGCTGTGGATGAACTCCGAGGCCCAGGACGTCACGATGTTCACCGACGAGACGGTGGACATGGCCGGGCCGGTGCTCGAAGGACCCACCCTGCACGAATGGGCGCGCCTCGACGGGCGCACCTTCGCGGACCGGCCACGCCAGGGCGCGTACCTGCGCTGGGTGTACGAGCGTGCCGTGGCCGCCCTGCCGCCGGGCATCCGGGTCCAGCACCACCCGCGCCGCGCCCTGCGCGTGGGTGGGCCCCGCGAGGGGCGCCAGCAGGTGTGGCTGGAGGGCCTGCCGCGACCGCTGCACGCTGATCTCGTCGTGCTGACCCTCGGCCACCTCGACGCCGAACTCGACGACGAACAGCGCGAGTTGGCCGCTTACGCGCGCGAGCACGGGCTCGTCCATCTGCCGCCGGACTTCACCGCCGACAGCGACCTGTCTGCGCTGAAACCGGGCGAACCCGTCCTCGTCCGCGGCTTCGGGCTCGCCTTCGTCGATCTGATGGTGCTGCTCACGGAGGGGCGCGGCGGGCGGTACGAGGACGGGGTCTACCACCCGTCCGGGCGGGAGCCGATCCTGCATGTCGGCTCCCGGCGAGGCGTCCCCTACCACTCCAAGATCGGCTACGGCTGGGAGGGCGAACGGCCCCCGCTGCCACGGTTCCTCGGGCCCGCCGAGATCGACGAACTCCTCGCGCGTCCCGGAGGCTTCGACTTCCGGCGGGACGTGTGGCCGCTGGTCGAGAAGGAGCTGGGGTTCGCGCACTACCACCGGCTGTTCACCGCGCACCCCGAGCGCACCCGCGCCGCCTGGACGGACTTCGAGGAGAAGTACGCGGCCGGCGACGGCGCCGAGATCCAGGCGCTGGTGGCGTCCACCGTGCCCGACCCCGCCGACCGGCTCGACCTGGCCGCCCTCGACCACCCGCTGGACGGGGTGCGGCACACCTCGTACGAGGAACTCCAGACCGGTCTGCGCGCGTACATCGAGGGTGATCTGAAGCGACGTCACCAGCCCTCGTACAGCCCGGACTTGGCCGTCTTCCTCGGACTGCTCTCCGTCTACGGCCAGCTGGTCCGGCTCGGTGACATCGGCTCGTGGTGGCACGGCTTCTTCAGCTCTCTGGCATCCGGGCCGCCCGGACCGCGGCTGCGGCAGATGCTCGCGCTGTCGCGGGCCGGGATCCTGAAGTTCGCCGGCGCCGACATGACCGTCACCGCCGAGGACGGGGTCTTCCGGGCGGGCAGCGCCACCGTGCCCGGCGTGACGACCGAGGCCCGCGCGCTCGTCGAGGCACGGTTGCCGCACCCCACGGTCGCGCGCACCCGGGACGCGCTGCTGCGGGATCTGTACGCCGACGGGGCCGCCGCGACCCCCGAGGGACTGCTCGCCGTCGACCCCTCCGACGGGCGGGTCCTGGACCGTTCCGGCACCCCGCACCCCCGGCGCTTCGCGCTCGGTCCGCACACCGATGCCCGGGGATCCGGCGCGTTCACCCGGCCGCGTACCGGTGGCCCGGCCTTCCGGCAGAACGACGCGACCGCGCGTGCCGCGCTGGCGTTCCTGCGCGACCTGTCCTGTCGCGCCGCCGCCTGA